From Gottschalkiaceae bacterium SANA:
CCTTATGGTCTGGCAATACCTCGGCAATCACCTTTGTAATTCCCGCTTGAGCGGCAATGGCCTTGGCTGTACGTTCATTGTCACCAGTCAGCATCACGACTTCAATGCCCATCTCTTGCAAGTGACGTACCGCTTCTGATGAGCTTTCCTTCAAGGTGTCCGCAACAGCAATCCAGCCTGCAAGCTTTCCTTCCACCGCAAGAACCATGACCGTCTTGCCTTGGCTTTCCAATGCCTCAATATTTCCTGCTTCTTCGGTTAAATCAACCTTTAATTCCGCCATCCATTTCGGCTTGCCAATTACAATAGCATTTCCCGCTAGGCTTGCTGAAACGCCCTTGCCGGGTACCGCCATAAATTTTTCAACTGGCAGGATCTCTGCGCCCGCTTCTTTGGCTCGATCGACCAAAGCACGAGCTAAAGGATGCTCCGATGGGTCTTCCACGCTTCCAATCATTTGAAAGAAGGATTCTTCTGTGCCTGACTTCACACCAAACTCTGTAACGACTGGCTTGCCATGGGTCAATGTGCCTGTTTTATCGACAATAATCGTCTGAATCTTTTGTGCGCGTTCCAGGTGCTCCCCACCTCGAATCAAAATGCCATTCTCTGCGCCACGGCCAGTACCCACCATAATGGCAGTCGGTGTCGCAAGCCCCAAAGAACAAGGACAGGCGATAACCAATACGGCAACAGCTCGCAAGATTGCCGTTTCCATTCCGTAACCCAATCCAAGATGCGCTATAAATGCGACCAGTGCAATGCCAATAACAATCGGTACAAAAACACTTGATACCTGATCCGCTAATCGCTGAACCGGCGCTTTCGTTCCTTGCGCCTCCTCCACCATGCGGATAATTTGTGCCAATGCTGTTTCTTTTCCAATCCGGGTCGCCTTCATTTCAATGGCTCCGTTTGCATTTATCGTTGCACCAAAGACCAAATCATCCACCGCTTTATCCACCGGCAGGCTCTCCCCTGTCAGCATGGACTCGTCAATCGCCGTTTGCCCTGATATGACCATCCCGTCAACCGGGATCTTTTCCCCTGGCCGCACCAAGATTTCATCATGAATTTCCACTTGATCCAAAGGCAATTCCACCCATACGCCTTCGCGGCGTACCCGAGCCGTTTTGGCCTGCAGCTTCATCAGTTTCTTAATCGCTTCTCCCGTTCTGCCTTTTGCTCGCTCTTCCAACATCTTCCCCATTAAAATCAGGGTCAAAAGAACCGCGGATGTTTCGAAGTATAAATGACTATGACCAGAAAGAACCAAGTAGATGCTGTAAAAATAAGCTGCACTGGTTCCCATGGCTACCAATACATCCATGTTGGCTCCACCACCACGCAAACTATGATAGGCACCCTTGTAAAAAATTAAACCAACCGTAAACTGAACCACTGACGCCAATGCCCATTGTAAATAGCCATTAGAAAGAATCGTCTTCATTCCTGCCATTTCAAAAAACATAGCAGAAAGTAAGGGCAAGGATAGAATCGCTGCAAAAATAAATGACCGCCTCAGTTCTTCCTCTCTTGAACGTTTTTCCGTCTCGTCTACTTTTTTCTCTTGAGTTAAGTCAATCGGTCTATATCCCGTTTTTTCAATGACCTTCATCATTTCAACCTGAGAAATTGACTCCGAATCGAATAGAATGGTTGCTTTATTGGCTAGCAAGTTCACCGTAGCTCTATAAACCCCGTCCTGCTTGTTCATCGACCGCTCCACTCGAGCCGAACACGCCGCACAGGTCATTCCCTCCACCCCAATGGTTACTTGATTAATACTGGGGGTATAACCAGATTTTTGAATCGACGAGAAAAGGTCTGATACGCTCACTTGATCTGGATTATATTGTACAGTTGCAATCTCGGACAGTCCATTGACCATAGCGCTAACAACACCCTCTCGTTTCATTAATGCCTTTTCGACCCTTTGCGCACAAGCTGCACAGGTCATATCTTTTACTCGAATCCGTATGGTTCGTTCCATTTTTTCGCCTCCAATCCCCTCCCTAGGGGGGGTAGGTTCAGACTACCATCCTTTTCTTTTTCTGTCAAGCGTTACCCAACTTTCTTGATTGAACTTCTTACTCCTTCAAAAGATAAAAACGCTTCTCCAGTAAGCACTTTCAGACAAATCGTCAGCAAAATGAAAAGGGCTCTCCGAAGAGAACCCTTTGTCTGTTAGATCGATGACGATTCTTTATTGTATCCTTTTTCTATGCACGACTTTTGTCATACCATCGACTTGCTCCACCACAAAAAGTTCGATGGTATAAGAAATATTTCCTTCCTCATCAATTTGTAAATGAATTTCAATGGTTGCATCATCCTGACATGGCATTTCATCCACGCTTAGGCTCAATAAGAGGTCAAAGGGAATACCAAGCTCTTGCCCCTGATAGCTAATCATCAAATTTCTTGCACCCATACCTGCCTTGGCCAGCAAATCACAATATGGGATCTGAAGACGTAAATCATTGGTTTGCGCTTTCAATGGCGCTCGATAATCAACGATTCCCGTTTCTTCTTCCACTTGCTTTAACAAGCCAAACTTCTTGTCTGTAAATCGTGCAAATGTTTGGCCGCCAAAGGTTCTTTCCGCAATGACCGGACGCATACCGCCAGATCCTTCGGCTTTTTCATCCCAGTTCATTTGAATGAGTTCAATAAATATTTGACTAGGTCCTATTAATCTTAATTCATCTCTAATCGGTTCTTGTAAGCCTACAAATCGATTCTGTAAATACAAAGTCGATCCATTAGGCCCAGGAGAAATCCAACGGGCAGAATTAGTCGTTTCGATTTGATCAACCCGCTTTCCATCATAGCTATATCGCTGAAGGAAAACACGTCTTTGATTCGACTCAAGAATAATAACAACAATATGTTCTTCTGTCGTATACATATCACCGATTAGTAGACTTTGAAGGTCCTCTCCATAGCCGTCCACTTTCACTTCAAATCGAGGGGCTTCCACAGGATTTCTTTCAAGGCTGAATAAATGATCACGAGAAACAAGTGGTTGTGCGATAATTGGTAACGTTTCAATGTACAATTTTCTTTGATTCAGTTGAGAGAACAATTGAAATTCATTACTCTTCTCATATCCAGCGGCAATAATTTCCGAACCATCGGCAGAGAAATCAAAAACGACTGGATCGACAAATCCTAGTGGCATAACACGATCAATTTCTAGGACCGTATCATTAAAAACATCTGGTAAAACAGCAAATCGATATTCTCCTTGTACTTCAAGAAGTCCGTCTCGTTGACTTTCTCTGTCTTGAGAACTAGTCCTTCCGATCCAAGCAATTTGATTGCCGAACACTTCGAAGTCGTAACAATTCTCTCCAAAATTAGAAATCGGAATGCCATTTCCACTCGCATCGATCAAATAGGGTCCCTGTCCCTCTGCTAACAAGAATCCTTCACCCTGGTCAACTTCAAAGTCATAGACGTATCCATCCCGATAGAAGATCGACGCTGCCGAAGAAACCAATCCTGTTCTTGATACCGCAATCGTACGGTCTAGCTCAGGAGCCATGCCCCTTGCTTCAGGCAGCGATAAAGCTCTCACATTATCTGCCGACATTCTCACATAAACGGCCTCTTCCTTGGGATAATAGGTGATTCCGCTGATCGGATCTCCCTCGGGGTTTTCACATGGCCAACTGTAAAAAAGCTCTTGATTTTTTGTCAGTTCAACATTGGGTGGGGGTGTAGCTGTACCAGCAAAAGTCGTTTGCCCTAGAAGTAGCATGATAAGCGTAAAAATGATAACTTTTCTTTTCATCTTTCCCTCCTATTTTATCGTTATGTTTATTCTAT
This genomic window contains:
- a CDS encoding heavy metal translocating P-type ATPase produces the protein MERTIRIRVKDMTCAACAQRVEKALMKREGVVSAMVNGLSEIATVQYNPDQVSVSDLFSSIQKSGYTPSINQVTIGVEGMTCAACSARVERSMNKQDGVYRATVNLLANKATILFDSESISQVEMMKVIEKTGYRPIDLTQEKKVDETEKRSREEELRRSFIFAAILSLPLLSAMFFEMAGMKTILSNGYLQWALASVVQFTVGLIFYKGAYHSLRGGGANMDVLVAMGTSAAYFYSIYLVLSGHSHLYFETSAVLLTLILMGKMLEERAKGRTGEAIKKLMKLQAKTARVRREGVWVELPLDQVEIHDEILVRPGEKIPVDGMVISGQTAIDESMLTGESLPVDKAVDDLVFGATINANGAIEMKATRIGKETALAQIIRMVEEAQGTKAPVQRLADQVSSVFVPIVIGIALVAFIAHLGLGYGMETAILRAVAVLVIACPCSLGLATPTAIMVGTGRGAENGILIRGGEHLERAQKIQTIIVDKTGTLTHGKPVVTEFGVKSGTEESFFQMIGSVEDPSEHPLARALVDRAKEAGAEILPVEKFMAVPGKGVSASLAGNAIVIGKPKWMAELKVDLTEEAGNIEALESQGKTVMVLAVEGKLAGWIAVADTLKESSSEAVRHLQEMGIEVVMLTGDNERTAKAIAAQAGITKVIAEVLPDHKAQAVEAYQAQGKIVGMVGDGINDAPALAQADLGFAMGTGTDIAMEASDITLMRGDLRNIPLAIKLSNTTMKVIRQNLFWAFFYNTAGIPLAALGFLNPMLAGAAMALSSVSVVSNSLRLKAMKIK